Proteins from one Enterobacter bugandensis genomic window:
- a CDS encoding nucleoside permease, with protein MKTKVQLSFMMFVEWFIWGAWFVPLWLWLSKSGFTAGEIGWSYACTAIAAILSPILVGSLTDRFFAAQKVLSVLMFAGAILMYFAAQQTQFSTFFPLLLVYSLTYMPTIALTNSIAFANVDDVEADFPRIRVMGTIGWIASGLACGFLPQMLGYSDISDTNIPLLMTAASSALLGVFALFLPNTPPKSTGKLDFKVMLGLDALVLLRDKNFLVFFFCSFLFAMPLAFYYIFANGYLTEVGMKNATGWMTLGQFSEIFFMLALPFFTKRFGIKKVLLLGLITAAIRYGFFVYGGAEQYFTYALLFLGILLHGVSYDFYYVTAYIYVDKKAPVHMRTAAQGLITLCCQGFGSLLGYRLGGVMMEKMFAYKEPVNGLTFNWAGMWTFGAVMIAVIAVLFMLFFRESDKEITAIEVVDGDTALTQGEVK; from the coding sequence ATGAAAACGAAAGTCCAACTGTCATTCATGATGTTTGTTGAATGGTTTATCTGGGGCGCGTGGTTTGTGCCATTGTGGCTGTGGCTGAGCAAAAGCGGGTTTACCGCCGGGGAAATTGGCTGGTCTTACGCCTGTACCGCGATTGCCGCGATCCTCTCTCCTATCCTGGTCGGCTCGCTGACGGACCGTTTCTTCGCCGCGCAGAAAGTGCTGTCGGTGTTGATGTTCGCCGGCGCGATCCTGATGTACTTCGCCGCGCAGCAAACCCAGTTCAGCACCTTCTTCCCGCTGCTGCTGGTCTATTCCCTGACCTATATGCCGACCATCGCGCTGACCAATAGCATTGCCTTCGCGAACGTGGACGACGTTGAGGCTGATTTCCCGCGTATCCGCGTGATGGGCACCATCGGCTGGATCGCCTCGGGGCTGGCGTGCGGGTTCCTGCCACAGATGCTCGGCTACAGCGATATTTCCGATACCAATATTCCGCTGCTGATGACCGCAGCCAGCTCCGCCCTGCTCGGCGTCTTTGCCCTGTTCCTGCCGAACACGCCGCCGAAAAGTACCGGCAAGCTGGATTTCAAAGTCATGCTGGGGCTGGATGCGCTGGTCCTGCTGCGCGACAAAAACTTCCTGGTATTCTTCTTCTGCTCGTTCCTGTTCGCCATGCCGCTGGCCTTCTACTACATCTTCGCCAACGGCTATCTCACCGAAGTGGGGATGAAAAACGCCACCGGCTGGATGACGCTCGGCCAGTTCTCTGAAATCTTCTTTATGCTCGCCCTGCCGTTCTTTACCAAACGCTTTGGTATTAAGAAGGTCTTACTGCTGGGCCTGATTACCGCCGCCATCCGCTACGGCTTCTTCGTCTACGGTGGCGCTGAACAGTACTTCACCTACGCCCTGCTGTTCCTCGGCATCCTGCTGCACGGCGTGAGCTATGACTTCTACTACGTGACCGCGTACATCTACGTGGATAAAAAAGCGCCGGTGCACATGCGCACCGCCGCGCAAGGCCTGATTACGCTGTGCTGTCAGGGGTTTGGTAGCCTGCTGGGTTACCGCCTGGGCGGCGTGATGATGGAAAAAATGTTCGCTTACAAAGAGCCGGTGAATGGGCTGACCTTCAACTGGGCCGGAATGTGGACATTTGGTGCAGTCATGATTGCCGTGATTGCCGTGCTGTTTATGCTGTTTTTCCGCGAATCGGATAAAGAGATCACCGCAATTGAGGTGGTTGATGGCGATACCGCGCTGACACAAGGGGAAGTTAAATGA
- a CDS encoding ADP-ribosylglycohydrolase family protein encodes MKQDRILGALYGQALGDAMGMPSELWPRKRVKAHFGWIDRFLPGPAENNAACYFKQAEFTDDTSMALCLADAIIECDGEINADVIGKHILNWALDFDAFNKNVLGPTSKIALNAIRDGKPVSELDNNGVTNGAAMRASPLGCLLPATRLEHFVNQVAQASSPTHKSDLAIAGAVVIAWAVSRAIDGERWQNIVDALPGIARYAQEAKTTTFSASLAARIELALKTVRDANGIDSASEQIYQLTGAGTSTIESVPAAIAMVELAGTDPNRCAILCANLGGDTDTIGAMATAICGALHGVQAINPALKAELDAVNQLDFGHYCEKLLHFREQREGV; translated from the coding sequence ATGAAACAAGACCGTATTCTCGGGGCCCTTTACGGCCAGGCGTTAGGGGATGCGATGGGCATGCCGTCGGAGCTGTGGCCGAGAAAGCGCGTCAAGGCGCACTTCGGCTGGATCGACCGCTTTTTACCCGGCCCGGCAGAGAATAACGCGGCCTGCTATTTCAAACAGGCAGAGTTCACCGATGACACCTCGATGGCGCTGTGCCTGGCCGATGCGATCATCGAGTGCGATGGGGAGATTAACGCGGACGTTATCGGCAAGCATATCCTGAACTGGGCGCTCGACTTCGACGCGTTCAACAAGAACGTGCTCGGCCCGACCTCGAAAATCGCGCTTAACGCGATTCGTGACGGGAAGCCGGTCAGCGAGCTGGACAACAACGGCGTGACTAACGGGGCGGCGATGCGCGCCTCCCCGCTGGGCTGCCTGCTCCCGGCGACGCGGCTGGAGCACTTTGTGAACCAGGTGGCGCAGGCCTCCAGCCCGACGCATAAATCGGATCTCGCCATTGCCGGCGCGGTGGTGATTGCCTGGGCGGTTTCCCGCGCCATCGATGGGGAACGCTGGCAGAACATCGTCGATGCCCTGCCGGGGATCGCCCGCTATGCGCAGGAGGCGAAAACCACCACCTTCAGCGCGTCGCTCGCGGCGCGCATTGAGCTGGCGCTTAAGACCGTGCGGGACGCCAACGGCATCGACTCCGCCAGCGAGCAGATTTATCAGCTCACTGGCGCAGGTACCAGCACCATTGAGTCCGTTCCGGCAGCCATCGCGATGGTGGAGCTGGCGGGAACCGACCCGAACCGCTGCGCCATTTTATGCGCCAATCTGGGTGGCGATACCGACACCATTGGCGCGATGGCGACGGCCATCTGCGGCGCGCTCCACGGCGTGCAGGCCATTAACCCGGCGCTCAAAGCCGAACTCGACGCCGTTAATCAGCTCGATTTCGGTCACTACTGTGAAAAACTGCTGCACTTCAGGGAGCAAAGGGAGGGCGTATGA
- a CDS encoding PfkB family carbohydrate kinase gives MNAFAQRLDTLHATRPVTVLGAAVIDVIADAYALPWRGCDIELKQQGVNIGGCALNIAIALKRLGIAAQNALPVGHGVWADIIRNAMAKQDLHSAVEAETGDNGWCLALVEPDGERTFMSFSGVENQWQQRWLDELNVPQNSLVYLSGYQLASPCGELLTGWLEGLEDVTALIDFGPRIADIPDALMGRIMACRPIVSLNRQEAELAAERLGVEAENLGEEWQQRFGAALIVRHDKDGAAWYDGDASGVVPAFPATVVDTIGAGDSHAGGTLAGLAAGWSLADAVLLGNAVASWVVSHRGGDCAPTREELLLAHKDV, from the coding sequence ATGAATGCATTTGCCCAACGTCTCGACACCCTGCACGCCACGCGCCCGGTGACGGTGTTGGGCGCGGCGGTGATTGACGTCATCGCCGACGCCTACGCCCTGCCCTGGCGCGGGTGTGATATCGAGCTTAAACAGCAGGGGGTGAATATCGGCGGCTGCGCGCTGAATATCGCCATCGCCCTGAAACGGCTCGGCATTGCGGCGCAAAACGCCCTTCCCGTCGGCCACGGCGTGTGGGCGGATATTATCCGTAACGCAATGGCGAAGCAGGATCTGCACAGCGCCGTGGAGGCTGAAACCGGCGACAACGGCTGGTGTCTGGCGCTGGTGGAGCCTGACGGCGAGCGCACCTTTATGTCCTTTAGCGGCGTCGAGAACCAGTGGCAGCAGCGCTGGCTTGACGAGCTAAACGTCCCGCAAAATAGCCTGGTTTATCTCTCCGGCTACCAGCTGGCCTCGCCGTGCGGCGAGCTGCTGACGGGCTGGCTTGAAGGGCTGGAGGACGTGACGGCGCTTATCGATTTCGGCCCACGCATCGCGGATATCCCCGACGCGCTGATGGGGCGGATTATGGCCTGCAGGCCGATCGTGTCGCTTAATCGTCAGGAAGCGGAGCTCGCTGCTGAAAGGCTGGGCGTTGAGGCTGAAAACCTGGGCGAGGAGTGGCAGCAGCGCTTCGGCGCCGCGCTGATTGTGCGGCATGATAAAGACGGTGCTGCCTGGTATGACGGCGACGCATCGGGCGTTGTTCCGGCGTTTCCCGCCACGGTAGTGGACACCATCGGCGCTGGTGACAGCCACGCGGGCGGCACGCTTGCCGGGCTGGCGGCGGGATGGTCGCTGGCAGACGCCGTTCTGCTGGGGAATGCCGTGGCGTCCTGGGTGGTGAGCCATCGCGGCGGCGACTGCGCGCCCACTCGTGAGGAATTACTCCTCGCACACAAAGACGTATAG
- a CDS encoding GntR family transcriptional regulator has translation MEQAHTRLIAQLTERIAAPDNTPLYLKFAETVKNAVRSGVLEHGNILPGERDLSQLTGVSRITVRKAMQALEAEGVVTRARGYGTQINNIFEYSLKEARGFSQQVVLRGKTPNTLWVNKRVVKCPEEVAGHLSLEPNSDVFLLKRIRYVDDDAVSIEESWVPVGLIPEPDAIGISLYDYFRSQNIFPQRTRSRVSARMPDSEFQAHIKMDEKIPVLVIKQVALDQQHRPIEYSISYCRSDLYVFVCEE, from the coding sequence ATGGAACAAGCGCATACCCGGTTAATCGCTCAACTGACTGAACGGATCGCCGCGCCTGACAACACGCCGCTGTACCTGAAATTTGCCGAAACGGTAAAAAACGCGGTGCGCAGCGGCGTGCTGGAGCACGGGAACATTTTGCCCGGCGAGCGCGATCTGAGCCAGTTAACCGGCGTGTCGCGGATCACCGTGCGCAAAGCGATGCAGGCGCTGGAAGCCGAGGGCGTTGTCACGCGTGCCCGGGGTTACGGCACGCAAATTAACAACATCTTCGAATACTCGCTCAAGGAAGCGCGCGGGTTCTCTCAGCAGGTGGTGCTGCGCGGTAAAACGCCTAATACGCTGTGGGTCAATAAACGCGTGGTGAAATGCCCGGAAGAGGTGGCGGGCCACCTGTCACTGGAGCCGAACAGCGACGTCTTTTTGCTGAAGCGTATTCGCTATGTGGATGACGATGCGGTGTCGATTGAAGAGTCCTGGGTGCCGGTCGGGCTCATTCCCGAACCGGATGCGATAGGGATTTCGCTGTACGACTACTTCCGCAGTCAGAATATCTTCCCGCAGCGCACCCGTTCACGGGTCAGCGCCCGCATGCCGGACAGCGAGTTTCAGGCGCACATTAAGATGGACGAAAAAATACCGGTGCTGGTGATCAAGCAGGTTGCGCTTGACCAGCAGCACCGGCCGATTGAGTACAGCATCAGCTACTGTCGCAGCGACCTATACGTCTTTGTGTGCGAGGAGTAA
- the thiD gene encoding bifunctional hydroxymethylpyrimidine kinase/phosphomethylpyrimidine kinase — protein sequence MKRINAVTIAGTDPSGGAGIQADLKTFSALGAYGCSVITALVAQNTRGVQSVYRIEPDFVAAQLDSVFSDVRIDTTKIGMLAETDIVEAVAERLKRYQVQNVVLDTVMLAKSGDPLLSASAVETLRNKLLPQVALITPNLPEAAALLGTSHAQTEREMKEQGYALLAMGCGAVLMKGGHLDDAESPDWLFTRDGEQRFTAPRVQTKNTHGTGCTLSAALAALRPRHDGWADTVREAKIWLSAALAKADTLEVGHGIGPVHHFHAWW from the coding sequence ATGAAGCGGATTAACGCCGTGACCATTGCCGGTACCGACCCCAGCGGCGGCGCGGGCATCCAGGCCGATCTGAAAACCTTCTCGGCCCTTGGCGCGTATGGCTGCTCGGTGATTACCGCGCTGGTAGCGCAAAACACGCGCGGCGTGCAGTCGGTCTACCGTATCGAGCCGGATTTTGTTGCCGCGCAGCTGGATTCGGTGTTCAGCGACGTGCGGATTGATACCACCAAGATCGGCATGCTGGCCGAAACGGACATTGTGGAGGCGGTGGCCGAGCGGCTTAAACGCTATCAGGTGCAAAACGTGGTGCTGGATACCGTCATGCTGGCAAAAAGCGGCGATCCGCTGCTCTCTGCCTCCGCCGTTGAGACGCTCCGCAATAAGCTGCTGCCGCAGGTGGCGCTCATCACGCCCAATCTGCCGGAAGCCGCCGCGCTGTTAGGCACGTCGCACGCGCAAACTGAACGCGAAATGAAAGAGCAGGGGTATGCGCTGCTGGCGATGGGCTGCGGGGCGGTGCTGATGAAAGGCGGTCATCTGGATGACGCTGAAAGCCCGGACTGGCTCTTTACCCGCGACGGCGAGCAACGTTTTACGGCTCCGCGCGTACAGACCAAAAACACCCACGGCACGGGGTGCACTCTCTCCGCCGCGCTGGCGGCGCTGCGCCCGCGGCATGACGGCTGGGCTGATACGGTGCGAGAAGCGAAAATCTGGCTGTCGGCGGCGCTGGCAAAAGCCGATACTCTGGAAGTCGGTCACGGTATTGGGCCGGTTCATCATTTTCATGCGTGGTGGTAA
- the thiM gene encoding hydroxyethylthiazole kinase: protein MQPDLLDLHVLHYFRTRSPLTHCMTNDVVQTFTANVLLALGASPAMVIEAEEAEQFAAIADALLINVGTLTAPRAQSMRRAIESAVAAGKPWTLDPVAVGALTFRTRFCHQILALNPTTIRGNASEILALAGMSAGGRGVDTTDTAASALPAAQALARQTYAIVVVTGEVDYITDGERTRTVTGGDPLMTRVVGTGCALSAVVAASCSLPGNRLDNVAAACGWMKRAGTAAVARSRGPGSFTSAFLDALYTLEEQA from the coding sequence ATGCAGCCTGACCTGCTCGATTTACACGTTTTACACTACTTCCGTACCCGTTCTCCGCTGACCCACTGCATGACCAACGATGTCGTACAGACCTTTACGGCCAACGTTTTGCTGGCCCTTGGCGCATCCCCGGCGATGGTGATTGAGGCCGAAGAGGCCGAACAGTTTGCCGCGATAGCCGATGCGCTGTTAATCAACGTCGGCACGCTGACCGCACCGCGCGCCCAGTCGATGCGTCGTGCCATTGAAAGCGCGGTGGCGGCAGGCAAACCCTGGACGCTGGACCCGGTTGCGGTGGGTGCCCTGACGTTCCGCACCCGTTTTTGCCATCAAATTTTGGCCCTGAACCCGACCACCATTCGCGGCAACGCCTCTGAAATCCTGGCTCTGGCCGGAATGAGCGCGGGCGGGCGCGGTGTTGATACCACCGACACCGCCGCCAGCGCGTTGCCTGCCGCTCAGGCGTTGGCCCGCCAGACCTATGCCATTGTGGTGGTCACCGGCGAGGTGGACTACATCACTGACGGAGAGCGGACCCGAACGGTAACGGGCGGAGACCCGTTAATGACGCGCGTAGTGGGAACCGGGTGCGCGCTTTCTGCCGTTGTGGCGGCGAGCTGCTCGCTGCCGGGGAACAGGCTGGATAATGTTGCCGCCGCCTGCGGATGGATGAAGCGCGCCGGAACGGCAGCCGTTGCGCGCTCGCGCGGGCCAGGCAGTTTTACCAGCGCCTTCCTGGATGCGCTCTATACGCTGGAGGAACAGGCATGA